Proteins encoded within one genomic window of Cucumis sativus cultivar 9930 chromosome 3, Cucumber_9930_V3, whole genome shotgun sequence:
- the LOC116402409 gene encoding uncharacterized protein LOC116402409 has protein sequence MASTSTNGPMYKIDPAHHFQSIALQVWAYESIPTITECGVHKVSNDAIPRMLRWVCELSPKSHVLQRQVFDSPMFLINVVIEMMPEEEEHLRMSSGELVEKTHPYNTVSEKNGDSKRPGEASNDDNDCKKSKKKKKWKSKMKEVVRKLKYRVAVLENERESLKSMLSTILKHLEVQKKGEEGDCTGVEGHDAQTEDVDTPGTPSWLRMPKEDDTSDGVKHVERQKQGVEANRTEDDTMDELDKKVHIHSEEPVDVVDDLNEEIGVKSLTYFDSDVMEIEPLSTERPHVRPARSKRASVYLSTPFTALDKRTTKSITTTSQSQPSVYDPMHKIPDAHLDRLRAWITDKRTKDEVRETFHGKKSKEFFRDLFMCRRWLADEHLDALFLLIRFNIKTAMIPTAQNFTTVDTLFMRLLVAKWPEYQECIKENRPFHWKEEYRLVDYVVGSKQDCQDPWVNVDYIYSPFNIHGNHWILLCLDLVRCQVKVWDSLPSLTSAEDMRSILEPIQEMVPNLLDATGFFVRRGGSSTHKEPWPLVIVDSIPLQRNNSDCGVFTIKYFEYEASGLDVATLCQENMSYFRKQLAFQLWTNNPMY, from the exons ATGGCTTCGACATCAACTAACGGTCCCATGTACAAGATTGACCCTGCTCATCATTTTCAGTCTATA GCGTTACAG GTTTGGGCATATGAGTCTATACCAACCATCACTGAATGTGGTGTACATAAAGTAAGCAACGATGCAATACCACGAATGCTGAGGTGGGTGTGCGAACTATCGCCGAAGTCTCATGTCCTACAGAGGCAGGTGTTTGACTCACCAATG TTCTTAATTAACGTGGTAATTGAGATGATGCCTGAAGAGGAGGAGCATCTAAGAATGTCTTCAGGGGAACTTGTTGAGAAAACTCATCCATATAACACCGTTTCTGAGAAGAATGGTGATTCAAAACGACCAGGAGAAGCTAGTAATGATGACAATGACTGCaaaaagagtaagaaaaagaagaagtggaAGTCTAAGATGAAAGAAGTTGTTCGAAAACTCAAATATCGAGTAGCGGTTCTCGAGAATGAACGTGAAAGCCTAAAATCAATGCTGTCGACTATATTGAAACACCTTGAAGTTCAAAAAAAG GGTGAAGAAGGAGACTGCACGGGAGTTGAAGGTCATGATGCCCAGACCGAAGATGTTGACACACCCGGTACACCTTCTTGGTTGAGGATGCCCAAGGAGGATGACACAAGTGATGGGGTGAAACATGTTGAACGTCAAAAGCAG GGTGTCGAAGCAAACCGCACGGAGGATGACACAATGGATGAGTTGGATAAGAAGGTTCATATTCATTCGGAGGAGCCAGTAGACGTCGTTGACGATTTGAACGAGGAAATTGGAGTAAAAAGTCTTACTTATTTTGATTCAGACGTCATGGAAATAGAACCATTATCCACTGAACGACCACATGTTCGGCCCGCACGTAGCAAGCGTGCAAGTGTATACTTGTCAACCCCCTTCACAGCTTTAGATAAACGGACTACAAAATCAATCACCACCACCTCTCAGTCTCAACCATCCGTCTATGATCCTATGCACAAAATACCTGACGCCCATTTAGATCGACTCAGAGCTTGGATCACAGACAAGCGTACGAAAGATGAGGTGCGTGAAACTTTTCACGGGAAAAAATCGAAGGAGTTTTTCAGAGACTTGTTCATGTGTCGTCGGTGGTTGGCGGATGAG cATTTGGATGCACTGTTTCTTCTCATTCGCTTCAACATTAAGACAGCCATGATACCTACTGCTCAAAACTTCACAACTGTAGACACACTATTCATG cGACTATTAGTTGCGAAGTGGCCTGAATACCAAGAATGTATTAAAGAGAATCGACCATTTCACTGGAAGGAGGAGTATCGGTTGGTTGACTATGTTGTCGGATCAAAACAAGACTGTCAAGATCCTTGGGTGAATGTTGATTACATTTACTCTCCATTCAATATCCATGGCAATCATTGGATTCTATTATGCTTGGACTTGGTACGTTGTCAAGTTAAGGTATGGGATTCGCTTCCGTCGCTGACGAGTGCCGAAGATATGAGAAGCATATTAGAGCCAATTCAAGAGATGGTGCCAAATTTGCTCGATGCTACTGGATTCTTTGTTAGGAGAGGCGGATCATCAACACACAAGGAACCTTGGCCACTTGTCATTGTCGACTCCATTCCACTTCAACGCAACAATAGTGATTGTGGTGTATTTACAATTAAGTATTTCGAATATGAAGCTTCTGGTTTAGATGTAGCTACattatgtcaagaaaacatgtcatattttagaaaacaattggcATTTCAATTATGGACCAACAATCCCATGTATTGA